A part of Burkholderiales bacterium genomic DNA contains:
- the sucC gene encoding ADP-forming succinate--CoA ligase subunit beta — translation MNLHEYQAKELLREYAIPTPRGVVIENTLHAEVATNELGGTSWVVKAQIHAGGRGKAGGVRIVHSVDELRRAADELLGARLVTRQNAPQGQPVARVLVEETLAVAREFYLSLLVDREKERIAVVASASGGMDIEEVARDNPASILRELCDPLLGLQEFQCRHLAFALGLQGPEVAEMTRLLRNAYRLFVNNDLSLLEINPLVLTAEGRLLALDCKMSVDDNALWRRPRLADLRDPTQDDPKEAAAHAVGLNYIALDGNIGCMVNGAGLAMATMDLIKLHGGEPANFLDVGGSATAETVAKAFKIILSDPKVKAVLVNIFGGIMRCDIIAEGIIQAVKEVGVKVPVIVRLEGTNVDLGRNLLAQSGLTITSAASLTEAAQLAVAAAS, via the coding sequence ATGAATCTGCACGAATACCAGGCCAAGGAACTGCTCCGTGAGTATGCCATCCCCACGCCCCGGGGGGTGGTGATCGAAAACACCTTGCATGCCGAAGTCGCCACCAATGAACTGGGAGGCACCAGTTGGGTGGTGAAGGCGCAAATCCACGCCGGCGGCCGCGGCAAGGCGGGCGGTGTGCGCATCGTCCACTCGGTGGATGAATTGCGCCGCGCGGCGGACGAACTTCTGGGCGCGCGCCTCGTCACCCGGCAGAACGCCCCCCAGGGCCAGCCCGTGGCGCGGGTGCTGGTGGAGGAGACCCTGGCGGTAGCGCGGGAGTTTTATCTTTCCCTGCTCGTCGATCGGGAAAAGGAACGCATCGCCGTCGTCGCCTCAGCCAGCGGCGGCATGGACATCGAGGAGGTGGCACGGGACAACCCCGCCAGCATCCTGCGTGAGCTCTGCGATCCCCTGCTCGGTCTGCAGGAATTCCAGTGCCGGCATCTCGCCTTCGCCCTGGGACTTCAGGGGCCTGAGGTGGCGGAGATGACGCGGCTTTTGCGCAATGCCTATCGCCTGTTTGTCAACAACGACCTCTCGCTTCTGGAAATCAATCCGCTGGTGCTCACGGCAGAGGGCAGGCTGCTGGCGCTGGACTGCAAGATGAGCGTGGACGACAACGCGCTGTGGCGGCGGCCGCGGCTTGCCGATCTGCGTGACCCCACCCAGGATGATCCGAAGGAAGCCGCCGCCCACGCGGTGGGGCTCAATTACATTGCTCTCGACGGCAACATCGGCTGCATGGTCAATGGCGCGGGGCTGGCCATGGCCACCATGGACCTCATCAAGCTGCACGGCGGTGAACCCGCCAATTTCCTCGACGTGGGCGGTAGCGCCACGGCGGAGACTGTGGCCAAGGCCTTCAAGATCATCCTTTCCGACCCCAAGGTGAAGGCCGTGCTGGTCAACATCTTTGGTGGCATCATGCGCTGCGACATCATCGCCGAGGGCATCATCCAGGCGGTGAAGGAAGTGGGCGTGAAGGTGCCGGTCATCGTGCGTCTGGAAGGCACCAACGTGGACCTGGGACGCAACCTCCTCGCCCAGTCGGGGCTCACCATCACCTCCGCGGCAAGCCTCACCGAAGCGGCGCAGCTTGCCGTGGCTGCGGCCTCCTGA